GGAGCATATCAAGGCTGGGACGGATGAATTTCTCGGACGCCACTGCTCGCAGGGGATGATGGAGATAGGAAATTGCTTCCAGGACCCACGGCTCTCGCCGACGCTGCGCGGGATCGGCCAGACGACGAAAGAAAGCCTCTCGCGTCTCTGGGTCCGAGGAGAGCGCCGGCATGACGAATTCAAATCGGGCTTTGCGTTCGGGGTCTTTAATGCGGTTCAATTGCTCTTGCAGAATCTCCGCTGCGCCGGGCACATCGCGCACGGCCAGTTCCAGCGCCATCGTCATGTAATCTTGCTCGGAGAATGGAAGGCCGCGAACCTGTGCTTCCGGCGCTTGGCGCCAGACACGTTCCAAAATCATCAGGCCTTCGGGCGTGCGCGCCACTGAGATGAACGCGCGAAAGTAGGTGGATTTCAGCGACGTTGTCGAAGCCTTTTCCATCTGCTTCCATAACAACCCTTCCAGCGTCGGCGCCAGTTGCTTCTGTTCGGTTGACGTGATGAACCGCCAATAGGCTGTCGTCAGGGATTCGGTCATGCGTTGCGCGTTCAGTTCGGTTGATTCCAGTGGCAGCGCTTTGATCGCCAGAGTGATCAGTTGCTGAGGTCGCACTTGTTGTTCGAGCATGGCATCCCATAGCATCATCCAGGCGACGCCTCGCATCAGCGGGTCCTGAATGGAAGGAAGATTTGCGAGCAAGTAGTCCCGACTAAGCGGATCGAGTTCAAACAGGCCATAGCCCAGGCCGCGCCCGTCCGTCAGAATGAATGTCGGCTTCGGCAAACCAGCCGCTCGTTCAATCGTGACGGCCTCATCACGAAGATGAACGGGAAAAGTGTGTATCTTGCCCCGCGATGACACCACGAGTTCAAAGCGCTGATTCCACAGGCGGCCACGGCCTGCTGGGTCTGACTGGCGAATCGTCAGCGAATTGATCGTGCCATCGGCATTCAACGCCAGATAAGGCGTGATCTTCGGGCGTCCCGCCTCTTCAATCCATCCGTGACTCCATGCTTTCAAATCTTCTGGTGAGCGCGCATCGAGAATCTCAATTAACTGATCCCACGTTGCGTTGCCAAATTGAAATCTGTTTAAGTACTCGCGCAGTCCATCGCGAAACGCCTGCTCGCCGAGCAGTTGCTCAAGCTGTCGCATGACAATCGGCGCTTTTTGATAAATGATAGCGCCATACAGGCTGGCTGCATCGTTGAGATTGTCCAGTTGTTGGTGGATAGGATTAGCGCCTTCGCTGCGGTCCACATCATACGCTGCCGGATAATGAGACAGAAAGAACCGCAGGTCGTGGTTGATTTCTGGGAAACGAGGATTGACGATTTTCGCTGCCATGAAATTAGCGAAGACTTCCTTGGTCCACACATCGTCAAACCAGTTCATAGTGACCAGATTGCCAAACCACATGTGAGCCGTTTCATGAGCGATCAAGCTGGCTTGCCCCAGTTTTTGCGTTTGTGTTGCTGTTTGGTCCAGCAGCAGCGTCGAAGCGCGATAGAAGATGCAGCCTGGATGCTCCATGCCACCGAATTGAAATGATGGAATGAGCACGAAATCGAATTTGTCGAAGGGATAGCCGATGCCGGTGTAGTCTTCCAGCCACTTCAGGGCGCTCTCATGAAGATCAAAGATCGCATCGCGGTTTCGCTCGATTTTTTGCGCATCGGTCTCGCGGTGAAACATGCGCATAACACGTCCGGAACGTTCAGCCGTCTCAACCTGAAATGCTCCGGCTGCGAAAGCGAACAGATAGGTGCTGATCGGTTTTGTCTCAGCAAAGCGGCAGATGGCACGGTCACCGTTGATGTCGCGCGTCTGCAATGGACCGTTAGCGACGACTTGCCATGTTGCCGGCACGTCCAGTGTGAGCCGATAGCGGGCCTTGATGTTGGGTTGATTAAAGCAGGGAAACGCTGTGGCTGCGCGATCCGGCACAAACAAGGTGTAGATGTACTCATCAGCGCGATGCAGGGCGTTGTTGCCGGCTACGAATTTGATGGTAACAGCGTTTTCGCCAGCGCG
This window of the Blastocatellia bacterium genome carries:
- a CDS encoding M1 family aminopeptidase, with the protein product MRPTFLLSLLVTIPMAYSIGCQSFPNVEPGVPWTLAQQRSDLFSDVKYDLTFKIPASKEERIEGELILSFRTRDESQPLILDFDQPPDSVLSVQARNKNLDYQVTNGHLTILDAAERAGENAVTIKFVAGNNALHRADEYIYTLFVPDRAATAFPCFNQPNIKARYRLTLDVPATWQVVANGPLQTRDINGDRAICRFAETKPISTYLFAFAAGAFQVETAERSGRVMRMFHRETDAQKIERNRDAIFDLHESALKWLEDYTGIGYPFDKFDFVLIPSFQFGGMEHPGCIFYRASTLLLDQTATQTQKLGQASLIAHETAHMWFGNLVTMNWFDDVWTKEVFANFMAAKIVNPRFPEINHDLRFFLSHYPAAYDVDRSEGANPIHQQLDNLNDAASLYGAIIYQKAPIVMRQLEQLLGEQAFRDGLREYLNRFQFGNATWDQLIEILDARSPEDLKAWSHGWIEEAGRPKITPYLALNADGTINSLTIRQSDPAGRGRLWNQRFELVVSSRGKIHTFPVHLRDEAVTIERAAGLPKPTFILTDGRGLGYGLFELDPLSRDYLLANLPSIQDPLMRGVAWMMLWDAMLEQQVRPQQLITLAIKALPLESTELNAQRMTESLTTAYWRFITSTEQKQLAPTLEGLLWKQMEKASTTSLKSTYFRAFISVARTPEGLMILERVWRQAPEAQVRGLPFSEQDYMTMALELAVRDVPGAAEILQEQLNRIKDPERKARFEFVMPALSSDPETREAFFRRLADPAQRRREPWVLEAISYLHHPLRAVASEKFIRPSLDMLQEIQRTGDIFFVKNWLDATLNGHNSEAAAAIVRQFLADHPDYPPRLKGKILQSADGLFRATKLLRAPF